A section of the Oncorhynchus gorbuscha isolate QuinsamMale2020 ecotype Even-year linkage group LG04, OgorEven_v1.0, whole genome shotgun sequence genome encodes:
- the LOC124033721 gene encoding transcriptional repressor CTCF-like isoform X1, with translation MEGEVVSIETAQVEGLQDSGEGAELLQTAEASLMEGGVAPQEVTGNVEMMVMDTLDSTLDPALLQMKTEVLEGGGTVTVTGGDEGQIITLQVSVVNMEGNMDQTSAALGLGQLQLVQVPVTTATVEELQASFVDSSAGNTEAEPVICHTLPLPEGFQVVKVGANGEVETVEQEELQAAQDELQVIHGEEEEEEAEPQVEDQTWSKDPDYQPTAGIRKGKKGKKSRLRYGEGERDMDVSVYDFEEEQQEGMLSEVNAEKVVGNMKPPKPTKIKKKGVKKTFQCELCSYTCPRRSNLDRHMKSHTDERPHKCHLCGRAFRTVTLLRNHLNTHTGTRPHKCQDCDMAFVTSGELVRHRRYKHTFEKPFKCSMCDYASVEVSKLKRHIRSHTGERPFQCSLCSYASRDTYKLKRHMRTHSGEKPYECYICHARFTQSGTMKMHILQKHTENVAKFHCPHCDTVIARKSDLGVHLRKQHSFMEMGRKCRYCDAMFHERYALIQHQKSHKNEKRFKCDQCDYCCRQERHMIMHRRTHTGEKPYACSQCEKTFRQKQLLDMHFKRYHDPNFIPTAFVCSKCGKTFTRRNTMLRHAENCNGENTGDENGTLPKKGRRGRKRKMRSRRDDDDDDTEPELDDIEEEEEELLAEIEVEQAPPVVPVPAPVGPPAKRKRGRPPKAKPAPTAAIIRVEDETTGEVDDIIVKKEMKAEQASQEEEAVEDEEPAVEVEHAKGEPANQVEESLQGEEVVQEMALSVTEGPPNGDLTPEMILSMMDR, from the exons ATGGAGGGTGAAGTCGTTTCCATTGAGACCGCTCAGGTCGAGGGTCTCCAGGACAGTGGGGAGGGTGCAGAGCTGCTCCAGACTGCAGAGGCTTCCCTGATGGAGGGGGGTGTGGCACCCCAAGAGGTGACGGGGAATGTTGAAATGATGGTGATGGACACCCTGGACTCGACCCTTGACCCTGCCCTGCTACAGATGAAGACTGAGGTCCTTGAAGGGGGCGGAACAGTGACGGTCACCGGGGGAGACGAGGGACAGATCATCACCCTGCAGGTTAGT GTGGTGAACATGGAGGGGAACATGGATCAGACGAGTGCAGCGCTGGGGCTTGGACAGCTGCAGCTGGTGCAGGTCCCTGTCACTACAGCCACCGTGGAAGAGCTCCAGGCCAGCTTCGTTGACTCCTCAGCAGGCAATACTGAGGCAGAGCCAGTGATCTGCCACACCCTCCCTCTGCCCGAGGGCTTCCAG GTGGTGAAGGTGGGGGCGaatggagaggtggagacagtTGAGCAGGAAGAACTGCAGGCAGCCCAGGATGAGCTCCAGGTGATccatggggaggaggaggaggaggaagctgAGCCCCAAGTAGAGGACCAGACATGGTCAAAAGACCCAGATTACCAACCAACTGCTGGCATCCGCAAGGGGAAGAAGGGCAAGAAGAGCCGCCTGCGTTACGGGGAGGGGGAGCGAGACATGGACGTGTCTGTGTATGACTTtgaggaggagcagcaggagggGATGCTCTCTGAGGTCAATGCTGAGAAGGTTGTGGGCAACATGAAGCCACCCAAACCCACTAAGATAAAAAAGAAAG GTGTGAAGAAGACGTTCCAGTGTGAGCTATGTAGCTATACCTGCCCCCGGCGCTCTAACCTGGACCGCCACATGAAGAGCCACACAGATGAGAGGCCACACAAATGCCATCTGTGTGGGAGGGCCTTCAGAACGGTCACACTGCTGAGGaaccacctcaacacacacacag GCACTCGTCCTCATAAATGCCAAGATTGTGACATGGCATTTGTGACCAGTGGAGAGCTGGTGCGTCATCGTCGCTACAAACACACATTTGAGAAACCCTTCAAGTGCTCCATGTGTGACTACGCTAGTGTGGAG GTGAGTAAGCTGAAGAGACACATCCGCTCCCATACAGGCGAGAGGCCCTTCCAGTGCAGTCTGTGCAGCTACGCTAGCCGAGATACCTACAAACTGAAGAGACACATGAGGACacactcag GTGAGAAGCCATATGAGTGCTACATCTGCCATGCTCGTTTCACGCAGAGCGGCACCATGAAGATGCACATCCTGCAGAAGCACACAGAGAATGTGGCCAAATTCCACTGCCCCCACTGTGACACAGTCATCGCCCGCAAGAGCGACCTGG GTGTGCACTTGCGGAAGCAGCATTCGTTCATGGAGATGGGCAGGAAGTGTCGTTACTGTGACGCTATGTTCCACGAGCGTTACGCACTCATTCAACACCAGAAATCCCACAAGAACGAGAAGCGCTTCAAGTGCGACCAGTGTGACTATTGCTGCAGACAG GAGCGTCACATGATCATGcacagacgtacacacacaggggagaagccgtACGCCTGCAGCCAATGTGAGAAAACTTTCCGGCAGAAGCAGCTGCTGGACATGCATTTCAAACGTTACCATGATCCCAACTTCATCCCCACTGCCTTCGTCTGCAGCAAGTGTGGCAAGACCTTTACTCGCAGG AACACCATGCTGCGTCACGCAGAGAACTGTAACGGAGAGAACACTGGTGATGAGAACGGAACCCTGCCCAAGAAAGGCCGCCGCGGCAGGAAGAGGAAGATGCGCTCCAGACGGGATGACGACGATGACGACACCG AGCCTGAGCTGGATGAcattgaggaagaggaggaggagctgctaGCTGAGATTGAGGTGGAGCAGGCACCACCGgttgtccctgtccctgcccctgtTGGCCCGCCAGCCAAGAGGAAACGTGGAAGACCTCCCAAGGCCAAACCTGCCCCAA CGGCGGCAATCATCCGGGTGGAGGATGAGACCACAGGCGAGGTGGATGACATCATCGTGAAGAAAGAGATGAAAGCCGAGCAGGCGAGCCAGGAGGAAGAAGCTGTCGAGGATGAGGAGCCAGCAGTAGAGGTGGAGCATGCCAAAGGAGAACCTGCCAATCAGGTAGAAGAGTCACTCCAGGGGGAGGAGGTGGTGCAGGAAATGGCACTGTCTGTCACAGAGGGTCCCCCCAACGGTGACCTCACTCCTGAAATGATTCTCAGTATGATGGACCGGTGA
- the LOC124033721 gene encoding transcriptional repressor CTCF-like isoform X2 — MEGEVVSIETAQVEGLQDSGEGAELLQTAEASLMEGGVAPQEVTGNVEMMVMDTLDSTLDPALLQMKTEVLEGGGTVTVTGGDEGQIITLQVVNMEGNMDQTSAALGLGQLQLVQVPVTTATVEELQASFVDSSAGNTEAEPVICHTLPLPEGFQVVKVGANGEVETVEQEELQAAQDELQVIHGEEEEEEAEPQVEDQTWSKDPDYQPTAGIRKGKKGKKSRLRYGEGERDMDVSVYDFEEEQQEGMLSEVNAEKVVGNMKPPKPTKIKKKGVKKTFQCELCSYTCPRRSNLDRHMKSHTDERPHKCHLCGRAFRTVTLLRNHLNTHTGTRPHKCQDCDMAFVTSGELVRHRRYKHTFEKPFKCSMCDYASVEVSKLKRHIRSHTGERPFQCSLCSYASRDTYKLKRHMRTHSGEKPYECYICHARFTQSGTMKMHILQKHTENVAKFHCPHCDTVIARKSDLGVHLRKQHSFMEMGRKCRYCDAMFHERYALIQHQKSHKNEKRFKCDQCDYCCRQERHMIMHRRTHTGEKPYACSQCEKTFRQKQLLDMHFKRYHDPNFIPTAFVCSKCGKTFTRRNTMLRHAENCNGENTGDENGTLPKKGRRGRKRKMRSRRDDDDDDTEPELDDIEEEEEELLAEIEVEQAPPVVPVPAPVGPPAKRKRGRPPKAKPAPTAAIIRVEDETTGEVDDIIVKKEMKAEQASQEEEAVEDEEPAVEVEHAKGEPANQVEESLQGEEVVQEMALSVTEGPPNGDLTPEMILSMMDR, encoded by the exons ATGGAGGGTGAAGTCGTTTCCATTGAGACCGCTCAGGTCGAGGGTCTCCAGGACAGTGGGGAGGGTGCAGAGCTGCTCCAGACTGCAGAGGCTTCCCTGATGGAGGGGGGTGTGGCACCCCAAGAGGTGACGGGGAATGTTGAAATGATGGTGATGGACACCCTGGACTCGACCCTTGACCCTGCCCTGCTACAGATGAAGACTGAGGTCCTTGAAGGGGGCGGAACAGTGACGGTCACCGGGGGAGACGAGGGACAGATCATCACCCTGCAG GTGGTGAACATGGAGGGGAACATGGATCAGACGAGTGCAGCGCTGGGGCTTGGACAGCTGCAGCTGGTGCAGGTCCCTGTCACTACAGCCACCGTGGAAGAGCTCCAGGCCAGCTTCGTTGACTCCTCAGCAGGCAATACTGAGGCAGAGCCAGTGATCTGCCACACCCTCCCTCTGCCCGAGGGCTTCCAG GTGGTGAAGGTGGGGGCGaatggagaggtggagacagtTGAGCAGGAAGAACTGCAGGCAGCCCAGGATGAGCTCCAGGTGATccatggggaggaggaggaggaggaagctgAGCCCCAAGTAGAGGACCAGACATGGTCAAAAGACCCAGATTACCAACCAACTGCTGGCATCCGCAAGGGGAAGAAGGGCAAGAAGAGCCGCCTGCGTTACGGGGAGGGGGAGCGAGACATGGACGTGTCTGTGTATGACTTtgaggaggagcagcaggagggGATGCTCTCTGAGGTCAATGCTGAGAAGGTTGTGGGCAACATGAAGCCACCCAAACCCACTAAGATAAAAAAGAAAG GTGTGAAGAAGACGTTCCAGTGTGAGCTATGTAGCTATACCTGCCCCCGGCGCTCTAACCTGGACCGCCACATGAAGAGCCACACAGATGAGAGGCCACACAAATGCCATCTGTGTGGGAGGGCCTTCAGAACGGTCACACTGCTGAGGaaccacctcaacacacacacag GCACTCGTCCTCATAAATGCCAAGATTGTGACATGGCATTTGTGACCAGTGGAGAGCTGGTGCGTCATCGTCGCTACAAACACACATTTGAGAAACCCTTCAAGTGCTCCATGTGTGACTACGCTAGTGTGGAG GTGAGTAAGCTGAAGAGACACATCCGCTCCCATACAGGCGAGAGGCCCTTCCAGTGCAGTCTGTGCAGCTACGCTAGCCGAGATACCTACAAACTGAAGAGACACATGAGGACacactcag GTGAGAAGCCATATGAGTGCTACATCTGCCATGCTCGTTTCACGCAGAGCGGCACCATGAAGATGCACATCCTGCAGAAGCACACAGAGAATGTGGCCAAATTCCACTGCCCCCACTGTGACACAGTCATCGCCCGCAAGAGCGACCTGG GTGTGCACTTGCGGAAGCAGCATTCGTTCATGGAGATGGGCAGGAAGTGTCGTTACTGTGACGCTATGTTCCACGAGCGTTACGCACTCATTCAACACCAGAAATCCCACAAGAACGAGAAGCGCTTCAAGTGCGACCAGTGTGACTATTGCTGCAGACAG GAGCGTCACATGATCATGcacagacgtacacacacaggggagaagccgtACGCCTGCAGCCAATGTGAGAAAACTTTCCGGCAGAAGCAGCTGCTGGACATGCATTTCAAACGTTACCATGATCCCAACTTCATCCCCACTGCCTTCGTCTGCAGCAAGTGTGGCAAGACCTTTACTCGCAGG AACACCATGCTGCGTCACGCAGAGAACTGTAACGGAGAGAACACTGGTGATGAGAACGGAACCCTGCCCAAGAAAGGCCGCCGCGGCAGGAAGAGGAAGATGCGCTCCAGACGGGATGACGACGATGACGACACCG AGCCTGAGCTGGATGAcattgaggaagaggaggaggagctgctaGCTGAGATTGAGGTGGAGCAGGCACCACCGgttgtccctgtccctgcccctgtTGGCCCGCCAGCCAAGAGGAAACGTGGAAGACCTCCCAAGGCCAAACCTGCCCCAA CGGCGGCAATCATCCGGGTGGAGGATGAGACCACAGGCGAGGTGGATGACATCATCGTGAAGAAAGAGATGAAAGCCGAGCAGGCGAGCCAGGAGGAAGAAGCTGTCGAGGATGAGGAGCCAGCAGTAGAGGTGGAGCATGCCAAAGGAGAACCTGCCAATCAGGTAGAAGAGTCACTCCAGGGGGAGGAGGTGGTGCAGGAAATGGCACTGTCTGTCACAGAGGGTCCCCCCAACGGTGACCTCACTCCTGAAATGATTCTCAGTATGATGGACCGGTGA
- the LOC124033721 gene encoding transcriptional repressor CTCF-like isoform X3 → MEGEVVSIETAQVEGLQDSGEGAELLQTAEASLMEGGVAPQEVTGNVEMMVMDTLDSTLDPALLQMKTEVLEGGGTVTVTGGDEGQIITLQVSVVNMEGNMDQTSAALGLGQLQLVQVPVTTATVEELQASFVDSSAGNTEAEPVICHTLPLPEGFQVVKVGANGEVETVEQEELQAAQDELQVIHGEEEEEEAEPQVEDQTWSKDPDYQPTAGIRKGKKGKKSRLRYGEGERDMDVSVYDFEEEQQEGMLSEVNAEKVVGNMKPPKPTKIKKKGVKKTFQCELCSYTCPRRSNLDRHMKSHTDERPHKCHLCGRAFRTVTLLRNHLNTHTGTRPHKCQDCDMAFVTSGELVRHRRYKHTFEKPFKCSMCDYASVEVSKLKRHIRSHTGERPFQCSLCSYASRDTYKLKRHMRTHSGEKPYECYICHARFTQSGTMKMHILQKHTENVAKFHCPHCDTVIARKSDLGVHLRKQHSFMEMGRKCRYCDAMFHERYALIQHQKSHKNEKRFKCDQCDYCCRQERHMIMHRRTHTGEKPYACSQCEKTFRQKQLLDMHFKRYHDPNFIPTAFVCSKCGKTFTRRGVLCEHSELLSSLPVPTTEKHPHSMMLPHPCFTVRMVLKG, encoded by the exons ATGGAGGGTGAAGTCGTTTCCATTGAGACCGCTCAGGTCGAGGGTCTCCAGGACAGTGGGGAGGGTGCAGAGCTGCTCCAGACTGCAGAGGCTTCCCTGATGGAGGGGGGTGTGGCACCCCAAGAGGTGACGGGGAATGTTGAAATGATGGTGATGGACACCCTGGACTCGACCCTTGACCCTGCCCTGCTACAGATGAAGACTGAGGTCCTTGAAGGGGGCGGAACAGTGACGGTCACCGGGGGAGACGAGGGACAGATCATCACCCTGCAGGTTAGT GTGGTGAACATGGAGGGGAACATGGATCAGACGAGTGCAGCGCTGGGGCTTGGACAGCTGCAGCTGGTGCAGGTCCCTGTCACTACAGCCACCGTGGAAGAGCTCCAGGCCAGCTTCGTTGACTCCTCAGCAGGCAATACTGAGGCAGAGCCAGTGATCTGCCACACCCTCCCTCTGCCCGAGGGCTTCCAG GTGGTGAAGGTGGGGGCGaatggagaggtggagacagtTGAGCAGGAAGAACTGCAGGCAGCCCAGGATGAGCTCCAGGTGATccatggggaggaggaggaggaggaagctgAGCCCCAAGTAGAGGACCAGACATGGTCAAAAGACCCAGATTACCAACCAACTGCTGGCATCCGCAAGGGGAAGAAGGGCAAGAAGAGCCGCCTGCGTTACGGGGAGGGGGAGCGAGACATGGACGTGTCTGTGTATGACTTtgaggaggagcagcaggagggGATGCTCTCTGAGGTCAATGCTGAGAAGGTTGTGGGCAACATGAAGCCACCCAAACCCACTAAGATAAAAAAGAAAG GTGTGAAGAAGACGTTCCAGTGTGAGCTATGTAGCTATACCTGCCCCCGGCGCTCTAACCTGGACCGCCACATGAAGAGCCACACAGATGAGAGGCCACACAAATGCCATCTGTGTGGGAGGGCCTTCAGAACGGTCACACTGCTGAGGaaccacctcaacacacacacag GCACTCGTCCTCATAAATGCCAAGATTGTGACATGGCATTTGTGACCAGTGGAGAGCTGGTGCGTCATCGTCGCTACAAACACACATTTGAGAAACCCTTCAAGTGCTCCATGTGTGACTACGCTAGTGTGGAG GTGAGTAAGCTGAAGAGACACATCCGCTCCCATACAGGCGAGAGGCCCTTCCAGTGCAGTCTGTGCAGCTACGCTAGCCGAGATACCTACAAACTGAAGAGACACATGAGGACacactcag GTGAGAAGCCATATGAGTGCTACATCTGCCATGCTCGTTTCACGCAGAGCGGCACCATGAAGATGCACATCCTGCAGAAGCACACAGAGAATGTGGCCAAATTCCACTGCCCCCACTGTGACACAGTCATCGCCCGCAAGAGCGACCTGG GTGTGCACTTGCGGAAGCAGCATTCGTTCATGGAGATGGGCAGGAAGTGTCGTTACTGTGACGCTATGTTCCACGAGCGTTACGCACTCATTCAACACCAGAAATCCCACAAGAACGAGAAGCGCTTCAAGTGCGACCAGTGTGACTATTGCTGCAGACAG GAGCGTCACATGATCATGcacagacgtacacacacaggggagaagccgtACGCCTGCAGCCAATGTGAGAAAACTTTCCGGCAGAAGCAGCTGCTGGACATGCATTTCAAACGTTACCATGATCCCAACTTCATCCCCACTGCCTTCGTCTGCAGCAAGTGTGGCAAGACCTTTACTCGCAGG GGTGTTTTATGTGAACATTCGGAGCTGTTGAGCAG tctcccagtccctaccactgaaaaacatccccatagcatgatgctgccacatccatgcttcacggtaagGATGGTGTTGAaggggtga